The following proteins are encoded in a genomic region of Arachis ipaensis cultivar K30076 chromosome B02, Araip1.1, whole genome shotgun sequence:
- the LOC107626019 gene encoding uncharacterized protein LOC107626019 isoform X4, translated as MGNLMCKPLEKAVDLLLEASIRQIDYIINYEDYVEGLKELDGKLEQNELTVRQLVDAAENNAEEITPTTQDWRNRVAAKREESKEFRDDRTLKSKTSCFAGGCSSGALPFLWHRRQLGRKAKILAPAIKELNDETPDSANISYRQAPTFEDRNPSGDDYLKFESRKGTIEKVMEQLKDSTVRIVGLHGPSGVGKTSLIQQIAKQAKGRFDKVAMATVKKDPDLQKVQQDIADHLGLTFGDEGQKGRAALLRKRLKKENTLVILDDLWDELDLNEIGIPFDNDDVSSHVMRQERTEGEEQTTTRGCKIFITSRYKEVLRNKMNVKEKSVVLVPELDIEETLTLFKKVVGLSNENPKFKPETLHKYCAGLPMAVILVGKSLQNKSESEWEGELERLKNQQESNEVQKYMEKHVMMGYDLLASEELKSTFLMCAQMGHPSLIADLVKYCYGLGTLKDVHTLRDAHKTISESIQKLKDLGLLDSTSNDSFNMHDIIRDAALSMACKNQNVFILRNKTLDVWPHKKELQSCTGIHLYKSQIVVELPEVLNSPQLKFFHIDTDDSSLEIPDRFFEKMEELRVLVLSGIHLPSLPSSIKCLSNLRMLCLENCTLGNLSIINKLKNLRILSLSGSRIEDWPTELEGLCRLQLLDISDCSISRLTRPLSLSSFTSLEELHIRNSLTKMEVEEEVNRSQTSVLSELKHLHQLNSIDVCIPSAEVLPADLFFHELNDYKIVIGDFETISIEDFKIPNKYEASRSLALQLERGMDIHSLKGVKLLFKGVVNLLLGELHGVQNAFYELNLNGFPDLKHLSIANNKGIEYIVNSMELSQPQDAFPSLEFLSLFNLKNIKNICCSPITNSSFSRLKTIKVQMCPQLKNIFFFYIVKFLTSLETIYVSDCDSLQAVVGEEGEGSNKVVLYKLCSLTLQKLPSFVSFCEIDDREILPAEDEKSLFEENVEIPKLEILKLFSIKIHRIWNNWPSNDWFQNLIKLTLDDCCNLTYLCSLSVARCLNKLKSISIGSCPLMEKLFIIGGNKNECSKVCIFPKLEEIELFSMEMLQKIWPGEDEVSADSFPSLVSVNINYCNKLDKIFPDHTKCWYMHLKSLKVYWCKSVEFIFESRHPPQQNDTKSALLELIDLRYLPYLKQVWSVDPKGVVNFANLQSIKISDCNTLRNVLPASIAKDLGKLESFSITSSHELEEIIAWDTGSETSNEPPLKFPEVVSMSFSKLPSIRCFYKGRHIVECPKLKQLTVTACPNLEIFKTESANEEEIAFLSAEKVIFKLEHLHIDSRNVRWLVSNRGKYRLNSLTHLHLEEWASIDETLYCFLHTIPNLQILESSISWGIREFVPSGNTGPQQRLGTVLLLKELILNTSNVEDIGFERDPALQRSLHRLVLTDCRTLRRLAHSSVSFTHLTYLQVYSCDELKTLMACSTAKSLVQLTTLKVNYCRQLNEIVTKDEQENDEGIKIVFANLITIELEQLSNLTSFCSIANCEFSVPSLEKLILRDCPKMKTFTAKRIRAPRLQCVLASESSDEEGKGYWEGDLNATIQMVFADKVHLELSNHPELKQVWCDKTLVQVNRFQNVKSLVLKRCGYVVHVIPSHLLHCFKNLEDLQVSDCHGVQVIFNMDDISNKQVTKAMGMSGLKNLSLENLPNLKHVWDKDPKGTFHLQALQDFSIDRCDSLEYVFPSSITKGLAMNNLSIKNCEQLVKIFSEDKTTSELEDTISIVFGSLTSLCLTGVPLLKYFYPGLHKLQFQKLKRLYIQACKWMIFNCEEAEAYIDQQVIVPPLEQVNLLFQSLEKLSFDIRGAKLTWEVKSGKLGFEESEEERVEEVLFEEKPKADYVEFLSHLPLKGLSMSSLLRLKSIGFDHSWIHPILDNIQTLEVNTCFYIKNYLVPSKVSFSSLTKLIVNYCNDLLYLFTSSTAKSLSQLKHMEISNCRSMREIICKEDDESNENIIFEQLQVLHLRDLPMLRWLYSGKRTLCFPSLQQLFMFGKLSTMATFCPHIQIDLDSVKLSSGQNYWNPYEVQWEDDVDTTIRKINNKEIGLRESLYFQDMWRGSLPVPEAYFGNLESLVVYQCEFLSEVIPLHLLPFLNNMRKLEVQKCSSVKTIFDVKCITKDKTLPPIKFSLKELVLEKLPNLDSIWNEDPDGILNLQVVEQVRVDTCKSLTSLFPKSVAKDLVSLENLELKHCESLVEIIAGIEATPEGAISDFIKFPCLASLTLLDLPSFNCFYCSLHCVLLKSLNGHDPQIEDQVKKVTPKLINLSFGEKEAKMIGHEECEESHFCIINVPDMQSFDIKLVCDELPYAFLQKVSCIESLEVSNSSIKEIFCPERSNLNYAQFLSQLKKLELASLSELTSIGFEHYWIRESSILKTLTHLTVSKCDSLIYLFTSTTAKSLTQLKEMEISNCESIQEIVSNEGEESIHDEIVFEQLQKLKFYRSKNLRRFYNGGFTLSLPSLEELKVIECKRMETFCEGTINTDKLSAVSFKFGDTTPLEVDLNSAFRNTYKTEVAKFVREVKDLELKEHPWIHEIWNDPSRVPSLCFIRLKILIVEKCEFTSIVIPSHILGLLCKLEELVVRQCDSVKAIFEVTSEAKDTKVLSLKKLTIEDLPNLEHVWDSNPIQQIGCFQSFQEVYVHRCNSLQRLFPTSVAKNLNKLEKLEVTECDRLVEIVAKDKASVEGAPKEFAFRSLTSIKLWSLPELKCFYPSPHKLKCPKLEEVHLFHCDQLKESQRFQRSQAENQAIFFPKKVIPNLKFLALSKEEIMMMWHEQLHVNDLSKLEALRLQCFHDDSDTFPYEVLQQLPNIENLAVSCSSFKGIFCSESPNMDGVEGILPHLKCLQLIKLSKLSTIGLEHSWMDIISKNLKKLLMDQCHCLKSIVPSKVSFSSLIELNISKCNGLVSLFTPSTSRTLYQLKHMSVKDCESLEEIVSEESSENVEEEIIVFSELKTLFLRSLPKLGRFYNGNVALKFPSLEKFSLISCQKMESFCAGAAIVNRRTEVEFMKNKKTVLLEVDLNCAVRKAFEGTFY; from the exons ATGGGAAACCTTATGTGTAAACCGTTAGAGAAAGCTGTTGACTTACTCCTGGAAGCGAGTATTCGACAAATTGATTATATTATCAATTACGAAGATTATGTTGAGGGTCTAAAAGAACTCGACGGGAAACTTGAGCAGAATGAGCTAACAGTGAGGCAACTAGTTGATGCTGCAGAAAACAATGCAGAAGAAATCACACCTACTACTCAAGATTGGCGTAACAGGGTGGCGGCAAAGAGGGAAGAAAGTAAGGAGTTTCGCGATGACAGAACCCTCAAGTCCAAGACAAGTTGCTTTGCCGGGGGATGCTCTAGCGGGGCTCTCCCTTTTTTGTGGCACAGGCGTCAACTTGGCCGGAAAGCAAAGATATTGGCACCGGCAATCAAAGAGCTTAATGATGAAACTCCTGACAGTGCAAATATTTCTTATCGACAAGCTCCCACGTTTGAGGATAGGAATCCATCTGGTGATGACTACCTCAAATTTGAATCAAGGAAAGGTACGATTGAGAAGGTCATGGAGCAGTTAAAAGATTCAACGGTGAGAATTGTTGGACTACATGGACCTAGTGGAGTGGGCAAGACCTCTCTGATCCAACAAATTGCAAAGCAAGCCAAGGGCAGGTTTGACAAGGTGGCCATGGCAACTGTAAAAAAAGATCCAGACCTTCAAAAGGTTCAACAAGATATTGCCGACCATTTAGGATTAACTTTTGGAGATGAAGGTCAGAAGGGGAGAGCAGCACTTTTGAgaaagaggctgaaaaaggagaATACCCTTGTAATCCTGGATGACCTTTGGGATGAATTGGACTTGAATGAGATCGGGATTCCATTTGATAATGATGATGTTTCAAGCCACGTGATGCGCCAAGAAAGAACGGAGGGGGAAGAGCAAACGACAACCAGGGGATGTAAAATTTTCATCACTTCAAGGTATAAAGAGGTGTTACGCAATAAAATGAATGTTAAAGAAAAATCAGTTGTTCTTGTCCCCGAGTTAGACATTGAAGAAACTTTGACATTATTCAAGAAGGTGGTTGGATTGTCAAATGAAAATCCCAAGTTCAAGCCAGAAACTCTTCACAAGTACTGTGCAGGATTACCAATGGCAGTTATTCTAGTCGGAAAGTCGTTACAGAACAAGAGCGAGTCAGAGTGGGAAGGCGAACTAGAAAGGCTCAAAAACCAACAAGAATCGAATGAAGTGCAAAAGTACATGGAGAAACATGTAATGATGGGCTATGATCTTCTAGCAAGTGAGGAGCTCAAGTCCACTTTCCTAATGTGTGCTCAAATGGGTCATCCATCATTAATTGCTGACTTGGTGAAGTACTGCTATGGTTTGGGCACACTTAAAGATGTCCATACACTGAGGGATGCCCACAAGACCATATCTGAGTCAATCCAGAAGCTAAAAGATTTAGGCTTGTTGGATAGTACTTCCAACGACAGTTTCAATATGCATGATATAATTCGAGATGCTGCTCTGTCTATGGCGTGCAAGAATCAGAATGTATTTATCCTGAGAAATAAAACGTTGGATGTCTGGCCTCACAAGAAAGAACTTCAGAGCTGCACTGGAATTCATCTATACAAGAGTCAAATCGTGGTTGAACTCCCAGAAGTCTTGAACTCTCCTCAACTCAAATTCTTCCATATTGATACTGATGATTCAAGTTTGGAAATACCAGACAGGTTTTTTGAAAAAATGGAAGAACTCAGAGTACTAGTATTATCTGGGATTCATCTACCAAGTCTACCGTCTTCAATCAAATGCTTATCGAACCTCAGAATGCTTTGTTTGGAGAACTGCACTCTAGGTAACTTGTCGAttataaataaattgaaaaatttaAGAATTCTTAGCCTTTCAGGATCTAGAATTGAAGATTGGCCAACAGAGTTAGAAGGCTTATGCAGATTACAGTTGCTAGACATTAGCGATTGTTCAATAAGCAGATTGACTCGACCTCTTTCTTTATCGAGTTTCACTAGTTTGGAGGAACTGCATATAAGAAACAGCTTGACAAAAATGGAGGTGGAGGAAGAAGTAAATCGTAGTCAAACTTCAGTTCTTTCCGAACTGAAACATTTGCATCAATTGAATTCTATAGATGTTTGCATCCCTAGTGCTGAAGTTTTACCAGCAGACTTGTTCTTTCACGAGTTGAATGACTACAAGATTGTGATTGGAGACTTTGAGACAATTTCAATTGAGGATTTTAAGATACCTAATAAATATGAAGCTTCAAGGTCTTTGGCATTGCAGCTAGAGCGTGGCATGGATATTCACTCCCTAAAAGGAGTCAAATTGCTATTCAAAGGAGTGGTGAATTTGCTGTTGGGAGAACTACATGGAGTTCAAAATGCATTTTATGAACTAAATCTCAATGGATTTCCAGATCTGAAGCACTTGTCAATCGCAAATAACAAGGGCATTGAGTATATTGTGAACTCAATGGAGCTGTCACAACCCCAGGATGCTTTTCCTAGTTTAGAGTTCCTCAGCCTGTTCAACCTAAAGAACATAAAGAACATATGTTGCAGTCCTATTACAAATTCCTCATTCTCTAGACTAAAGACAATCAAAGTGCAAATGTGCCCCCAATTGAAgaacatattcttcttttacaTTGTCAAATTTCTTACTAGTCTGGAAACAATTTATGTCTCTGACTGCGATTCTCTACAAGCAGTTGTTGGGGAGGAAGGAGAAGGATCCAACAAAGTTGTGCTTTATAAGTTATGCTCTTTGACGTTACAGAAGTTACCATCATTTGTCAGTTTTTGCGAGATCGATGACAGGGAAATCCTCCcagcagaagatgagaagagtcTCTTTGAAGAAAAT GTAGAAATTCCAAAGTTAGAGATCTTGAAGTTGTTCTCAATCAAGATCCATCGGATATGGAACAATTGGCCTTCAAATGATTGGTttcaaaacttaataaaactaacTTTGGACGACTGTTGTAACTTGACATATTTATGCTCATTGTCTGTGGCTCGTTGTCTGAATAAACTAAAAAGCATCTCCATAGGTAGTTGTCCACTGATGGAGAAGTTATTCATCATCGGAGGAAATAAGAATGAGTGTTCAAAG GTTTGTATCTTTCCTAAGTTGGAGGAAATCGAATTGTTTTCAATGGAGATGTTACAGAAAATATGGCCAGGTGAAGACGAAGTCAGTGCAGATTCATTTCCTAGTCTCGTTTCTGTCAATATTAACTATTGCAATAAGCTTGACAAGATTTTTCCTGATCACACGAAATGCTGGTATATGCATTTAAAAAGCTTAAAGGTTTATTGGTGTAAGTCGGTGGAATTCATtttcgaaagtagacatcctccgcaacaaaatgacacaaaatCTGCATTATTGGAGCTCATTGATTTGCGTTATCTCCCATATCTAAAGCAAGTGTGGAGTGTAGATCCAAAAGGAGTGGTTAACTTCGCAAATTTGCAGAGCATAAAGATTTCTGATTGTAACACATTGAGAAATGTGTTGCCAGCTTCTATAGCCAAGGATCTTGGAAAACTAGAAAGCTTTTCGATAACCTCAAGTCATGAATTGGAGGAAATCATTGCTTGGGATACAGGATCAGAAACAAGCAATGAACCACCATTGAAGTTTCCAGAAGTAGTCTCCATGTCATTTAGTAAGTTACCAAGCATTCGGTGTTTCTACAAAGGGAGACATATTGTAGAGTGTCCAAAATTGAAGCAACTGACAGTGACTGCGTGTCCAAATCTGGAAATATTCAAAACAGAAAGTGccaatgaagaagaaatagcATTCTTATCGGCTGAAAAG GTAATTTTCAAGTTGGAGCATCTTCATATCGACTCAAGAAACGTGCGGTGGTTAGTGAGCAACAGAGGCAAGTACCGCTTGAACTCTTTGACACACCTTCACTTGGAGGAATGGGCGAGCATTGATGAGACTTTATACTGCTTCCTCCACACCATTCCTAATCTGCAAATTTTGGAATCGAGTATTTCTTGGGGGATTCGAGAGTTCGTGCCAAGTGGAAACACCGGTCCTCAGCAAAGGTTGGGAACAGTATTACTGCTTAAGGAATTGATTTTGAACACTTCAAATGTGGAGGATATTGGATTTGAAAGAGATCCTGCTCTTCAGAGATCACTGCACCGCTTGGTCTTAACGGATTGTCGCACATTGAGGAGGTTGGCACATTCTTCGGTGTCCTTCACTCACTTGACATACTTGCAAGTATATTCTTGTGATGAATTGAAAACTCTAATGGCATGTTCAACGGCAAAGAGCTTGGTTCAACTCACCACCTTGAAGGTAAACTATTGTCGTCAATTAAATGAAATAGTTACCAAGGATGAGCAGGAAAATGACGAGGGCATTAAAATTGTCTTTGCCAACTTGATAACTATAGAACTTGAACAACTCAGCAACCTTACAAGTTTCTGTAGCATCGCAAATTGTGAGTTTTCGGTGCCGTCGTTGGAAAAATTGATTCTGAGAGATTGCCCCAAGATGAAAACGTTCACTGCAAAGCGCATAAGAGCACCCAGGCTACAATGTGTACTTGCCAGTGAAAGTTCTGACGAGGAAGGAAAAGGGTATTGGGAAGGTGACTTGAATGCCACCATTCAAATGGTGTTTGCAGATAAG GTTCATTTGGAGCTTTCCAATCATCCGGAGTTAAAACAAGTATGGTGTGACAAAACCTTGGTGCAAGTGAACAGGTTTCAGAATGTAAAATCTTTGGTTCTGAAGAGATGTGGTTATGTTGTGCATGTAATTCCATCTCATTTGCTTCATTGCTTTAAGAATTTGGAAGATCTGCAAGTATCCGATTGCCATGGAGTGCAAGTTATCTTTAATATGGATGACATTAGCAATAAGCAAGTGACAAAAGCAATGGGCATGTCTGGTTTGAAAAACTTGTCATTAGAGAATCTACCAAATTTGAAACATGTGTGGGATAAAGATCCCAAAGGAACTTTTCACCTTCAAGCTCTGCAAGATTTCAGCATTGATAGATGTGATAGTCTTGAATATGTGTTTCCATCATCTATAACTAAAGGTCTTGCCATGAACAATCTTTCAATAAAAAACTGTGAGCAGTTGGTAAAAATCTTTTCAGAGGATAAAACAACCTCAGAATTAGAAGACACCATATCGATTGTGTTTGGTTCTCTGACTTCCCTGTGCCTAACAGGAGTGCCACTGCTCAAATACTTTTATCCGGGACTACACAAGCTTCAATTTCAAAAGCTAAAAAGATTATATATACAAGCTTGTAAATGGATGATATTCAATTGTGAAGAGGCAGAGGCTTACATAGACCAGCAAGTTATAGTTCCACCACTTGAACAG GTTAATCTCCTATTTCAGAGCTTGGAGAAATTATCATTTGATATAAGAGGCGCCAAGTTGACTTGGGAAGTAAAGTCTGGAAAACTTGGATTTGAAGAGTcagaagaagaaagggttgaaGAGGTCCTATTTGAGGAAAAACCTAAGGCTGATTACGTTGAATTCCTATCGCATCTCCCTCTCAAAGGGTTAAGCATGTCTTCTCTTTTGAGACTCAAGTCCATTGGTTTCGATCACTCTTGGATACACCCCATCCTTGATAATATCCAAACATTGGAAGTGAATACATGTTTTTATATAAAGAACTACTTAGTACCAAGCAAGGTGTCTTTCTCTAGTCTGACGAAATTGATTGTAAATTATTGCAATGATTTGTTGTATCTGTTCACATCATCAACAGCAAAAAGTTTGAGTCAACTCAAGCATATGGAGATAAGCAATTGTAGATCAATGCGAGAGATAATATGcaaagaggatgatgaatctaATGAGAACATAATATTTGAGCAGCTCCAGGTTCTGCATCTTAGAGACCTGCCAATGCTGAGATGGTTATACTCAGGCAAACGTACTTTGTGTTTTCCATCATTGCAACAGTTATTCATGTTTGGTAAACTCTCGACGATGGCAACATTCTGTCCCCACATCCAGATAGATCTAGATTCAGTCAAGTTGAGCTCAGGACAAAACTACTGGAATCCATATGAAGTCCAATGGGAAGATGATGTTGATACCACTATTCGCAAAATCAATAACAAAGAA ATTGGTCTTAGAGAAAGCCTGTATTTTCAAGACATGTGGCGTGGCTCATTGCCAGTCCCTGAAGCATACTTCGGTAATTTGGAGTCCCTGGTTGTGTATCAATGTGAATTTTTATCCGAAGTAATACCTCTTCATTTGCTTCCTTTTTTAAATAACATGCGAAAATTGGAAGTTCAAAAATGTAGTTCTGTAAAAACTATATTTGATGTGAAATGCATAACAAAAGACAAGACACTCCCGCCAATTAAATTTTCGCTGAAGGAGTTGGTATTAGAAAAGCTGCCGAATTTGGATAGCATTTGGAATGAAGATCCTGATGGGATACTCAACCTTCAAGTTGTAGAACAAGTGCGTGTTGATACATGTAAAAGCCTTACAAGTTTGTTCCCAAAATCAGTAGCCAAGGATCTTGTCAGTCTTGAAAATCTAGAGTTGAAACATTGTGAGAGCTTGGTGGAAATCATTGCAGGAATTGAAGCAACACCAGAAGGAGCAATTTCAGACTTTATTAAGTTCCCTTGTTTGGCTTCATTGACACTCTTGGATTTGCCAAGCTTCAATTGTTTTTACTGTTCATTGCATTGTGTCTTGTTGAAGTCACTGAATGGCCATGATCCACAAATTGAGGACCAAGTCAAAAAG GTTACTCCTAAGTTGATCAACTTGTCTTTTGGTGAAAAAGAAGCGAAGATGATTGGACATGAAGAATGTGAGGAAAGCCATTTCTGCATCATAAATGTTCCTGACATGCAGAGCTTTGATATTAAGCTTGTGTGTGATGAACTTCCATATGCATTTCTTCAAAAGGTGTCATGTATAGAGAGTCTCGAAGTGAGTAATAGTTCCATAAAGGAGATATTCTGTCCGGAAAGATCTAATTTGAATTATGCTCAATTCCTATCACAGCTGAAGAAATTGGAGTTGGCTTCTCTTTCTGAACTAACTTCTATAGGGTTTGAACACTATTGGATACGAGAATCATCCATCCTCAAAACTCTCACACATTTGACTGTATCTAAATGTGATAGTTTGATATATTTGTTCACATCTACAACAGCTAAAAGTTTAACTCAACTCAAAGAGATGGAGATATCTAATTGTGAATCTATCCAAGAGATTGTGTCTAATGAAGGAGAAGAATCAATTCATGATGAGATAGTTTTTGAACAGCtacaaaaactaaaattttatcgTTCGAAAAACCTTAGAAGATTTTATAATGGAGGTTTTACCTTAAGCTTGCCATCATTGGAGGAATTGAAAGTAATTGAGTGCAAAAGGATGGAAACTTTCTGTGAAGGTACTATCAATACTGACAAGTTGTCAGCAGTCTCTTTTAAATTTGGAGATACAACTCCATTGGAAGTTGATCTCAATTCTGCGTTTCGTAACACTTACAAGACAGAG GTTGCAAAATTTGTAAGGGAAGTTAAGGATTTGGAGCTCAAGGAACACCCCTGGATACATGAAATATGGAATGATCCATCTAGAGTCCCATCTCTGTGCTTCATCAGATTGAAGATTTTGATCGTGGAAAAATGTGAATTCACATCTATTGTAATACCTTCTCATATACTCGGTCTGCTATGCAAATTAGAAGAGTTGGTAGTGCGACAATGTGATTCCGTAAAAGCAATATTTGAAGTGACAAGTGAAGCAAAAGACACAAAGGTCCTCTCCTTGAAGAAATTGACTATTGAGGACTTGCCAAATCTTGAACATGTTTGGGATTCAAATCCTATACAGCAAATTGGTTGCTTTCAGAGCTTTCAAGAAGTGTACGTTCATAGATGCAACAGCCTTCAAAGGTTGTTTCCAACCTCTGTAGCCAAAAATCTAAATAAACTTGAGAAACTGGAAGTAACAGAGTGTGACAGATTGGTGGAAATTGTTGCAAAGGATAAAGCATCTGTTGAAGGTGCTCCTAAAGAGTTTGCATTCCGAAGCTTGACCTCCATAAAACTATGGTCTTTGCCAGAATTGAAATGTTTTTATCCTTCACCGCACAAGCTAAAATGTCCCAAGCTAGAGGAAGTGCACTTATTTCACTGTGACCAGTTGAAAGAGTCTCAGAGATTTCAACGTTCACAAGCAGAGAATCAAgccattttctttccaaaaaag GTAATTCCAAACTTAAAGTTTCTAGCACTGAGCAAGGAGGAGATCATGATGATGTGGCATGAGCAGCTTCATGTGAATGACCTTTCAAAATTAGAAGCTCTTCGGTTGCAATGTTTTCATGACGATTCAGATACTTTTCCATATGAAGTACTCCAACAGCTTCCCAACATAGAAAATCTTGCTGTGAGTTGTAGCTCTTTCAAAGGGATATTCTGCTCTGAGAGTCCCAACATGGATGGTGTCGAAGGAATTCTTCCTCATTTAAAATGTTTGCAATTGATTAAGCTGTCTAAACTGAGCACCATTGGGTTAGAGCATTCATGGATGGATATCATTTCTAAAAATCTTAAGAAGTTACTAATGGACCAGTGTCATTGTTTGAAGAGCATAGTACCAAGCAAGGTATCGTTCTCCAGCCTAATAgaattaaacatatcaaaatgcAATGGTCTTGTGAGTTTGTTCACACCTTCAACAAGCAGAACTCTATATCAGCTGAAGCACATGTCAGTAAAAGATTGTGAATCATTAGAAGAGATAGTGTCAGAAGAGTCATCAGAGAATGTTGAAGAGGAGATAATAGTATTTTCTGAACTGAAAACTCTGTTCCTTCGCTCTCTACCAAAGCTTGGAAGGTTTTACAATGGCAACGTTGCCTTAAAATTCCCATCACTGGAAAAATTCTCACTAATCAGTTGCCAAAAGATGGAAAGCTTTTGTGCAGGTGCTGCCATTGTCAACAGGCGAACAGAAGTTGAATTTATGAAGAATAAAAAAACAGTGTTATTGGAAGTTGATCTTAACTGTGCTGTACGGAAGGCATTTGAAGGGACG